A region of Candidatus Liberibacter africanus PTSAPSY DNA encodes the following proteins:
- a CDS encoding response regulator transcription factor, whose product MFVLIDDRTLVKDGYISLFSDDGVSLEGFNSHEFEEWFQSLAKEDVSAIESFLIGKGEKVLELPRIIKAQSQMPLIGISDYPSLQTTLDFFDSGVDDVVNKPIHHREILARVAAIHRRFKASVRHEEIEPIRVFSDGRDPEVQGEVFPLPRRERRILEYLMANRGKRVAKTQIFSAIYGLFDDEVEENVVESHISKLRKKLRKKLGFDPVDSKRFLGYSIDWN is encoded by the coding sequence ATGTTCGTTTTAATTGATGATCGTACTTTAGTAAAAGATGGTTATATTTCTCTTTTTAGTGATGATGGGGTTTCTTTGGAAGGATTTAATTCCCATGAGTTTGAAGAATGGTTTCAATCTTTAGCTAAAGAAGATGTATCTGCAATTGAATCTTTTCTAATAGGAAAAGGGGAAAAAGTTTTGGAATTACCACGGATTATCAAGGCTCAATCACAAATGCCTTTAATTGGAATTAGTGATTATCCATCTTTGCAAACAACCTTAGATTTCTTTGATTCTGGGGTAGATGATGTTGTAAACAAGCCTATCCATCATCGTGAAATATTGGCAAGAGTAGCGGCGATTCACAGGCGTTTCAAAGCATCTGTTAGGCATGAAGAGATTGAGCCTATTCGTGTATTTTCAGATGGACGTGATCCAGAAGTTCAAGGTGAAGTGTTCCCTTTACCTCGGAGAGAGCGTCGTATTTTAGAATATCTTATGGCTAATAGGGGAAAAAGAGTGGCTAAAACACAGATTTTCAGTGCTATATATGGTTTGTTTGACGATGAAGTAGAAGAAAATGTAGTTGAGAGTCACATTAGTAAATTGCGCAAGAAATTACGTAAAAAACTAGGATTTGATCCCGTTGATTCGAAAAGGTTCCTTGGTTATTCCATTGATTGGAATTAA
- a CDS encoding flagellar hook-length control protein FliK, protein MKEINNIISKNSFDINQCSSDYTNNQLDSTQGKKKNSTIKIIGKNSNKQAFDIPQKYLFKNVLSTISNTSDSQLHGEEELLINSDLTHASCEKLLCPKVLQDFNKRYIIDDKKDIPSVESFSQRVKTIDHLDYIIPYDFAKENPLEDRSSNEEMRNLDFLFVPCMSYYKNNLASLESIENTRDQKYLMHFPMIPESCYYTDQGSIKTLKIQMKPNSPDNVIATLSLSGDKLSVKLQVKSDSLYKKIHTERQDILDALNFSGYTIDHFDVDFMQKDFGGIFHDSMNYFAQQHNPMQSNNFDRKKFYSLAKERVEKKVFGVEKRSGAIYSNDEIIGIYSNYFYV, encoded by the coding sequence ATGAAAGAAATCAACAATATTATTTCTAAAAACTCTTTTGATATCAACCAATGTTCTTCGGATTATACTAATAATCAGTTAGATTCTACGCAAGGGAAAAAGAAAAATAGCACTATAAAAATTATAGGTAAAAATTCTAACAAACAAGCTTTCGATATTCCACAGAAATATTTATTTAAAAATGTTTTATCAACTATTTCAAATACATCAGATAGTCAGCTCCATGGGGAAGAAGAACTATTGATTAATAGTGATTTGACACATGCTTCTTGCGAAAAACTCTTATGTCCTAAAGTTTTACAGGATTTCAATAAACGATATATTATTGATGATAAGAAGGATATTCCCTCGGTAGAATCTTTTTCACAGAGGGTAAAAACAATTGATCATCTTGACTATATTATTCCGTATGATTTTGCAAAAGAAAATCCATTAGAGGACAGGTCCTCAAATGAGGAAATGCGAAATTTAGACTTTCTTTTTGTGCCGTGCATGTCATATTATAAAAATAATCTTGCTTCTTTGGAATCTATAGAAAATACAAGAGATCAAAAATATTTGATGCATTTTCCCATGATTCCAGAATCTTGCTATTATACAGATCAAGGTTCTATTAAAACTTTAAAAATACAGATGAAACCTAATAGCCCTGATAACGTTATTGCTACGTTATCTTTGTCTGGAGACAAGTTATCTGTCAAGTTACAAGTAAAATCAGACTCTCTCTATAAAAAAATCCACACTGAACGCCAAGATATTTTAGATGCGTTGAATTTTTCAGGATATACGATTGATCACTTTGATGTGGATTTTATGCAGAAAGACTTCGGTGGTATTTTTCATGATTCAATGAATTATTTTGCACAACAACATAATCCTATGCAATCAAACAATTTTGATAGGAAAAAATTTTATTCTCTTGCAAAAGAACGTGTAGAAAAAAAAGTTTTTGGGGTAGAGAAGAGAAGTGGTGCTATTTATAGTAACGATGAAATTATAGGAATTTATTCCAATTATTTTTATGTGTAA
- the flgD gene encoding flagellar hook assembly protein FlgD: protein MEINTQVNSIQQESSKPKSKNMIGQEAFLKLLTTQIKHQDPTEPMKASEQVAQLAVFSQVEQSVQINSTLQELLKSTNLSQASSYIGKNITNADGSISGTVNSIQISPQGLVAITADNKEILITTGIRVSN from the coding sequence ATGGAAATTAATACACAAGTAAATTCTATACAGCAAGAATCTTCAAAACCAAAATCTAAGAATATGATTGGTCAAGAAGCCTTTTTAAAGCTTTTAACGACCCAGATAAAACATCAAGATCCAACTGAACCGATGAAAGCGAGTGAACAAGTTGCTCAATTAGCTGTTTTTTCTCAGGTAGAGCAATCAGTACAAATAAACTCTACTTTGCAAGAATTACTGAAAAGCACTAATTTATCACAGGCATCTAGTTATATTGGCAAGAATATCACAAACGCTGATGGTTCTATCAGTGGTACCGTGAATAGTATTCAAATATCACCACAAGGTTTAGTGGCAATCACTGCTGACAATAAGGAAATTCTTATTACAACAGGGATTCGGGTGTCTAATTAG
- the flgK gene encoding flagellar hook-associated protein FlgK, giving the protein MIMSLASVFNKAQNIFSNASQQFATIVRNIENADNKNYVRRDASTVIDAENVKVVIQRSENKNMFDKLLHAHSSTAGQQRLLESFEALKAIMGADNNYQNSPTYYISKFRDSLSTYSKNVSQDILGKQVIDDAEVLVQNLNDSARETQKIRSVADKEIDLEITNLEGLLSEFTVVNDAIKFKTSTKHDSNDLFDKRDLLLQKISEIIEISTIVRNKNDMVIYTSDGTTLFETVPRDINFEKMDFCVATSKGNPVFIDGVAVSPNQGSSSPKGKIKALLQIRDNVAPAFQNHLDEMTRNLLISFSEKDPVEGHSKNIPGLFIADGVKDFGNKLYKGISTVIRINPQYKYNPLFLRDGGSVSKDFLWNVKGFESYPDLINHYCNSLNTIFSFDPAAGIETNVSLLEYGRNSIGWLENNRSHNYDSHMKNQVVFNHISESYSNTSGVNLQEELSFLIKVEQSYNISNKLIMSINKMLQTLLEGVK; this is encoded by the coding sequence ATGATAATGTCTCTTGCATCTGTATTTAATAAAGCACAAAATATTTTCAGTAATGCTAGTCAACAATTCGCAACGATTGTTCGAAATATAGAGAATGCAGATAATAAAAATTATGTTCGTCGGGATGCTTCGACCGTTATAGATGCTGAAAATGTAAAAGTTGTTATTCAACGTTCTGAAAACAAGAATATGTTTGACAAATTATTGCATGCACATTCTTCTACTGCAGGACAGCAAAGACTATTAGAAAGTTTTGAAGCATTAAAAGCAATAATGGGAGCTGATAATAATTATCAAAATTCTCCTACATATTATATTTCGAAGTTTCGAGATTCTCTATCTACATATTCTAAAAATGTTTCGCAGGATATCTTGGGGAAACAAGTTATAGATGATGCAGAAGTATTGGTTCAAAATTTAAATGATTCTGCACGTGAAACACAAAAAATTCGTTCAGTTGCTGATAAAGAAATTGATTTAGAGATTACTAACTTAGAAGGATTATTATCTGAATTTACGGTTGTTAATGATGCTATAAAATTCAAAACTTCTACCAAGCATGATTCGAATGATTTATTCGACAAGCGTGATTTATTATTGCAAAAAATATCTGAAATCATTGAAATATCTACTATTGTGCGCAACAAAAATGATATGGTCATCTACACTTCGGATGGCACTACGTTATTTGAAACAGTGCCACGGGATATTAATTTTGAGAAGATGGATTTTTGTGTTGCTACAAGCAAAGGAAATCCTGTTTTTATTGATGGCGTAGCCGTTTCGCCTAATCAGGGATCATCTTCTCCTAAAGGTAAAATTAAAGCTCTTTTGCAGATCCGTGATAATGTAGCGCCAGCTTTTCAAAATCATCTTGATGAAATGACAAGGAATCTTCTGATTTCTTTTTCAGAAAAAGATCCAGTAGAGGGTCATTCAAAAAATATTCCTGGTTTGTTCATTGCGGATGGCGTCAAAGATTTTGGTAATAAATTGTATAAAGGTATTTCTACAGTTATTCGGATTAATCCTCAGTATAAGTATAATCCTTTGTTTTTGCGGGATGGTGGGTCTGTTTCAAAGGATTTTTTATGGAACGTTAAAGGTTTCGAATCATATCCAGACCTTATTAATCATTACTGCAATTCTTTGAATACAATTTTTTCATTTGATCCTGCAGCAGGAATAGAAACAAATGTTAGTTTATTAGAATATGGTCGTAACTCTATTGGGTGGTTAGAAAACAATAGATCTCATAATTATGATTCTCATATGAAAAATCAGGTCGTTTTTAATCATATTTCTGAATCGTATTCGAATACTTCAGGTGTTAACCTCCAAGAAGAACTCAGTTTTCTCATAAAAGTCGAGCAGTCGTATAATATCTCTAATAAGCTTATAATGTCTATTAACAAGATGTTACAAACTTTATTGGAAGGAGTTAAATAA
- a CDS encoding flagellar biosynthesis repressor FlbT codes for MNSPLRISLKAGERIFLNGAFVRVNNKVILELLNDITFILEHHVIKEEEALTPFHQLYLIVQMIFLFPIKKDYLIDLCHRYIGVLFNVIQSQQMILELKNIEFLVDSGRFFEALKNIRNLYLIENRELNSNAIFASIFQCMRQEIKSWKLIHK; via the coding sequence GTGAATAGCCCTTTGCGAATTTCTCTGAAAGCTGGTGAGCGAATATTTTTAAATGGAGCTTTTGTACGGGTGAATAACAAAGTAATCCTTGAGCTTTTAAACGATATTACATTTATACTAGAACATCACGTAATAAAAGAAGAAGAAGCTTTAACACCATTCCATCAGTTATATCTCATAGTGCAGATGATTTTTCTTTTTCCTATTAAAAAAGATTATTTAATAGACCTTTGTCATAGGTATATAGGCGTTTTGTTCAATGTTATTCAGAGCCAACAGATGATTCTAGAACTAAAAAATATCGAATTTTTGGTAGATTCAGGTCGATTTTTTGAAGCTCTGAAAAACATTCGGAATCTCTATCTTATAGAAAATAGAGAGCTTAATAGTAATGCAATTTTTGCATCAATTTTTCAATGTATGCGTCAGGAGATTAAATCATGGAAATTAATACACAAGTAA
- a CDS encoding flagellar hook-associated family protein — protein MKTTGIPTSSIFDRLSVFTKELNSNIVKLQKESVTGQISDYGLQLGARVTGVLELEQEKVHSEEILNDNNLANKSLSISKINLGDMSMIVQDTLEDLIALQHNNDEVFTKQIFSKNYNSYKSFMTCANMTDGGRYLFSGINTSEKPLNDYFDKDSLAKKSFDQMLQVFLEENSKLVGQNIEVSSMSGQQMTDFIKKLEDKFLDDEYWSKNWSNASNQNIQYRVRDTNNIDVSVNINTTGIRNFMLFSVIGIELASKNLTESARQVLNLKMISAVQKASLDINHQHASLGVSEQKIDKEKVFLQEKINIIDVLLLKSVGVDEYKTSSQLSGLMNKVEMSYMITAKLHKLSLLNYL, from the coding sequence ATGAAAACAACTGGTATTCCAACATCTTCCATATTTGATCGACTTAGTGTTTTCACTAAAGAGCTTAATAGTAATATTGTTAAATTACAAAAAGAATCTGTTACAGGGCAAATTTCAGATTATGGTTTGCAATTAGGAGCACGAGTAACGGGTGTTTTGGAATTAGAACAAGAAAAGGTTCATAGTGAAGAAATACTAAACGATAATAATCTTGCAAATAAAAGTTTGTCTATATCAAAAATTAATCTTGGTGATATGAGCATGATTGTGCAGGATACGTTGGAAGATTTAATTGCTCTTCAGCACAATAATGATGAAGTATTTACCAAGCAAATATTTAGTAAAAACTATAATTCATATAAGTCTTTTATGACATGTGCTAATATGACAGATGGGGGACGATATTTATTTTCTGGCATCAATACATCAGAAAAACCTTTGAACGATTATTTTGACAAAGATTCTCTAGCAAAAAAATCTTTTGATCAAATGCTACAAGTATTTCTTGAAGAAAATTCAAAATTAGTAGGACAAAATATAGAAGTTTCTTCCATGAGTGGTCAGCAGATGACTGATTTTATAAAAAAATTAGAAGATAAATTTTTAGATGACGAATATTGGTCAAAAAATTGGTCAAATGCTTCTAATCAAAATATCCAATATCGTGTACGGGATACTAATAATATTGATGTTTCTGTTAATATTAATACGACTGGAATACGTAATTTTATGCTTTTCTCAGTAATTGGGATAGAATTAGCAAGTAAAAATTTAACAGAATCAGCGAGACAAGTTCTTAATCTAAAGATGATTTCTGCTGTACAGAAAGCATCTTTAGATATCAATCATCAGCATGCTTCTTTAGGAGTATCTGAACAAAAAATTGATAAAGAAAAAGTCTTTCTCCAAGAAAAAATCAATATCATAGATGTTTTGCTGTTAAAATCAGTAGGTGTCGATGAGTATAAAACAAGTTCTCAATTATCAGGATTAATGAATAAAGTTGAGATGTCTTATATGATAACAGCTAAACTACATAAGTTAAGCTTGTTGAATTACCTTTGA
- the flaF gene encoding flagellar biosynthesis regulator FlaF, giving the protein MRQYYDETMQESSIECKKRERWVLDKAISLLSTANQSAPDSKEVVEALFYTTRVWVVFIQDLISENNQLSEETKINLISVGLWILKECERIRRNQSNNYQEIIDIITIVRDGLK; this is encoded by the coding sequence ATGCGTCAGTATTATGATGAGACTATGCAGGAATCTTCCATAGAATGTAAAAAACGTGAACGGTGGGTTCTAGACAAGGCTATTTCTTTGTTATCTACAGCGAATCAGTCTGCGCCAGATAGTAAAGAAGTTGTTGAGGCACTATTCTATACAACTCGTGTTTGGGTTGTGTTCATACAGGATCTTATTTCTGAAAACAACCAATTGTCTGAAGAAACGAAGATAAATCTTATTTCAGTTGGGTTATGGATTTTAAAAGAATGTGAGCGCATTAGGCGTAATCAATCAAATAATTATCAGGAGATCATTGATATTATTACTATCGTGAGGGATGGATTAAAGTGA
- a CDS encoding flagellar hook protein FlgE, with the protein MGILGTMKTAMSGMDAQSNRISAVSDNIANVNTIGYKRTSVAFSTLVFPSSSNSHFSGGIEVSEKEMISEQGSLTNTGSNTDLAIQGKGFFIVKNRDGINCLTRSGDFHVNNGGFLENTSGSILLGYPVKNMTSPWVANSFQGLEQMNVKNFELNAQSTTSGIIAANLDKDAAVVARENSPKNNKKDAEYTHKNSFSSYDTLGSPVIYDLYYTKVGDKTWDISIFRQDQTTKHVFPYKNAPLRSVEVSFDPITGNLDDSSPKEISFNDNTSGVNHPIKIDISKTTQLAGGFIPQQCEINGHAPGKPKDFYVSKDGYVSVVYDDGTRVPIYRMAIASVPSEDNLRILDGNTYIPTRESGELSISFPGKNQNGEIFSGALETANVDIASELTELIEAQRNYAVNSKVFQTGSDLMDILISLKR; encoded by the coding sequence ATGGGCATTTTAGGAACTATGAAAACAGCTATGTCCGGTATGGATGCTCAATCTAATAGGATATCAGCGGTTAGTGATAATATAGCAAATGTAAATACTATCGGATATAAGCGTACATCCGTTGCATTTTCAACGCTTGTTTTCCCGTCTTCATCCAACTCTCATTTTTCTGGGGGAATAGAAGTTTCTGAAAAGGAGATGATATCCGAGCAGGGATCTCTTACTAATACGGGATCTAATACAGATTTAGCTATTCAAGGTAAGGGATTTTTTATCGTCAAAAATAGAGATGGAATTAATTGTCTGACAAGATCTGGTGATTTTCACGTTAATAACGGAGGGTTCTTAGAAAATACATCAGGAAGTATTTTGCTAGGTTATCCAGTAAAAAATATGACTTCTCCTTGGGTTGCTAATAGTTTTCAAGGATTAGAACAAATGAATGTAAAAAACTTTGAATTAAATGCACAATCTACTACTTCAGGAATTATTGCTGCTAATCTTGATAAAGATGCAGCGGTAGTAGCGCGTGAAAATAGTCCAAAAAATAATAAAAAAGATGCAGAGTATACTCATAAAAATTCTTTTTCATCTTATGATACGTTAGGTTCTCCTGTTATCTATGATTTGTATTATACAAAGGTTGGAGATAAAACATGGGATATATCAATTTTTCGTCAAGATCAAACAACAAAGCATGTTTTCCCGTATAAGAACGCTCCTTTAAGAAGTGTAGAGGTATCATTTGATCCTATAACGGGGAATTTAGACGATTCTTCTCCAAAAGAAATATCCTTTAATGACAATACTTCAGGAGTAAATCATCCAATAAAAATTGATATATCTAAAACAACTCAATTAGCAGGTGGCTTTATTCCACAACAATGTGAGATTAACGGTCATGCGCCAGGCAAGCCGAAAGATTTTTATGTTTCCAAAGATGGTTATGTAAGTGTTGTTTACGATGATGGCACACGAGTTCCAATATATCGTATGGCAATTGCCAGCGTTCCAAGTGAAGATAATTTAAGAATTTTGGATGGTAATACGTATATCCCGACACGTGAATCAGGTGAACTTAGCATTAGTTTCCCTGGTAAAAACCAAAATGGAGAAATTTTTTCTGGAGCTCTAGAGACTGCAAATGTTGATATTGCGAGTGAGTTGACAGAACTTATAGAAGCACAACGGAATTATGCTGTGAATTCAAAGGTATTCCAAACCGGTTCTGATTTAATGGATATTTTGATTAGTCTTAAAAGGTAA
- the fliQ gene encoding flagellar biosynthesis protein FliQ has translation MNEADVLEIARAAMWTILSASAPVIFSAMFLGTLIALLQALTQIQEVTLTFVPKIVVVFIALIISAPFIGGQMSYFVTLVLSRIQSSAG, from the coding sequence ATGAATGAAGCAGATGTTTTGGAAATTGCTCGCGCGGCAATGTGGACTATTTTATCAGCGAGTGCTCCTGTTATTTTTTCGGCGATGTTTTTAGGTACTTTAATAGCCCTTTTACAAGCTTTAACCCAAATACAAGAAGTAACTTTGACTTTTGTTCCTAAAATTGTTGTGGTTTTCATTGCTCTCATTATTTCGGCACCATTTATAGGTGGACAAATGTCGTATTTTGTTACTTTAGTGCTTTCCCGTATTCAGTCTTCTGCGGGATAA